A genomic stretch from Streptomyces sp. QL37 includes:
- a CDS encoding DUF402 domain-containing protein → MSGAGGGAQAGQVLRWNLFIGGHLSSSVPVRLVERTDEGQSVWLETGTPMWRTHLPRGAHLRDIPPEHRPAQGYPVRAGRWPMGSALIHQPAGAGHAVFWFFGRRRKFAGWYVNLEHRTHHGEDIDVADHELDITVAADRSWRWKDERSFAEKTGHPAYWTTEEAAAIRAEGERVARLAESGAFPFDGSWCDFKPPPHWKTPARGPAPVRTVL, encoded by the coding sequence ATGAGCGGGGCCGGGGGCGGGGCGCAGGCCGGGCAGGTCCTGCGCTGGAACCTCTTCATAGGCGGCCATCTGAGCTCCTCCGTGCCCGTACGCCTCGTCGAACGCACGGACGAAGGCCAGTCGGTGTGGCTGGAGACCGGCACCCCGATGTGGCGTACGCACCTGCCCCGTGGCGCGCACCTCCGGGACATCCCGCCCGAGCACAGGCCCGCCCAGGGTTATCCGGTGAGGGCCGGCCGGTGGCCCATGGGCAGCGCGCTCATCCACCAGCCGGCCGGGGCCGGCCACGCGGTGTTCTGGTTCTTCGGGCGGAGGCGGAAGTTCGCCGGCTGGTACGTGAATCTGGAGCACCGGACGCATCACGGCGAGGACATCGACGTGGCCGACCACGAGCTGGACATCACCGTGGCGGCGGACCGCAGCTGGCGATGGAAGGACGAGCGGTCGTTCGCCGAGAAGACCGGGCACCCCGCGTACTGGACGACGGAGGAGGCGGCCGCGATCCGTGCCGAGGGGGAACGCGTGGCCCGTCTCGCCGAGTCGGGGGCGTTCCCGTTCGACGGCTCCTGGTGCGACTTCAAGCCACCGCCCCACTGGAAGACCCCGGCCCGGGGACCGGCTCCCGTACGCACCGTGCTCTGA
- a CDS encoding aldo/keto reductase — MPSSSETIDASASGTWKLGDLTVNRLGFGSMRLPQNGAAFGDGTPSDRARALKVLRRAAELGVNHIDTAAFYFSPLRSANELINSALAPYADDLVITTKVGPGRDPSGAWVWATPEQLRGQVEENLRQLGRDHLDVVNLRLARSQATASVADHFGALAELRTAGLIRHLGISNTTPEQLAEAQGIAPVVCVQNAYGVGSPAEDHAFLRACGEQGIAFVPFFAIAGEGREEGSNDDRNEAVLTVAGRHGATAAQVRLAWTLHQGPHVLAIPGTGNPDHLVENVAAGALRLTPEDLSLLAS; from the coding sequence ATGCCCTCATCATCGGAAACGATCGACGCATCGGCCTCCGGGACCTGGAAACTCGGCGACCTGACGGTCAACCGCCTCGGCTTCGGCTCGATGCGCCTCCCCCAGAACGGCGCGGCGTTCGGCGACGGAACTCCCAGCGACCGCGCCCGGGCGCTGAAGGTCCTGCGCCGCGCCGCCGAGCTCGGCGTGAACCACATCGACACCGCCGCCTTCTACTTCTCACCGCTGCGGTCCGCCAACGAACTCATCAACAGCGCACTCGCGCCGTACGCCGACGACCTGGTCATCACCACCAAGGTCGGCCCCGGCCGGGACCCCTCCGGAGCGTGGGTGTGGGCCACTCCGGAGCAGCTGCGCGGCCAGGTCGAGGAGAATCTGCGCCAGCTCGGCCGTGACCACCTGGACGTGGTCAACCTGCGCCTCGCACGCAGCCAGGCGACCGCATCCGTCGCCGATCACTTCGGCGCTCTGGCCGAACTGCGGACGGCCGGGCTCATCCGCCACCTGGGCATCTCCAACACCACACCGGAACAGCTCGCCGAGGCCCAGGGCATCGCACCCGTGGTCTGCGTGCAGAACGCGTACGGCGTCGGCTCCCCCGCCGAGGACCATGCCTTCCTCCGCGCATGCGGCGAGCAGGGCATCGCCTTCGTACCGTTCTTCGCCATCGCCGGCGAGGGGCGCGAGGAGGGCTCGAACGACGACCGGAACGAGGCGGTGCTCACCGTCGCCGGCCGCCACGGGGCGACAGCCGCGCAGGTGCGCCTGGCCTGGACGCTCCACCAGGGGCCGCACGTGCTCGCCATCCCCGGCACCGGCAACCCGGACCACCTCGTGGAGAACGTGGCCGCCGGGGCGCTCCGGCTGACACCGGAGGACCTGAGCCTCCTCGCGTCATGA